CAGGAGGTCAAGGAGAAACTGGCCCAACTGGGCTTGAGCTTGCGCAAATCCGACGACGAGTAGGAATGGCGGGGGAGCACGGGTGAAGGCTCGTAAACTGGATCGCCGGTACGATCACCGCAGGTGGCTCTTCCGGCACCTTGCGACGCAGCTCATCCTGCGGGGCCGCATCCGCACGACGCTGGCCAAGGCCAAGGCGGTCCGGCCCATCGCCGAGCGCATGGTAACGCTGGGCAAGCAGGGGGACCTGCACGCACGCCGGCAGGCGGCGGCGTTCTTGACCGACAAGGGCGCGGTCCGGAAGCTCTTCAGCGAGGTGGCGCCCAAGTACGCCAACCGGCAGGGCGGCTACGTGCGTATCGTGAAGCTCGGCCCGCGCCGGGGCGACGCGGCGCCGATGTCCGTGATCGAGCTGGTGTAGTTACCGGAGCGAATGGACAGCGCTCTCATTCGGCTCGAAGACGTCCACTTTGCGTACGCCGCCGGTGGAGACTCCCCGGCGGTTGCCGCGCTGAACGGGATCACTGTGGAGGTGTTGCGCGGCGAGATCGTGGCGGTGGTGGGGCGAAACGGCTCCGGCAAGTCCACGCTGGCCCGCCACCTCAACGGGCTGCTTGTACCCCAGCGGGGGCGGGTCCTGGTGGACGGGATGGACACGCGCGACCCGGCGGCCACGTGGGAGATCCGGCGCCGGGTCGGCATGATCTTCCAGAACCCGGACAACCAGCTTGTCGCCACCACCGTTGAAGAGGATGTGGCCTTCGGGCCCGAAAACCTCGGCGTCCCGAACCCGGAACTGCAGCAGCGCGTCACGCAGGCGCTGGAGACGGTGGGTATGGCCGCCTACCGCCAGCACCCGCCGCACCGCCTGTCCGGCGGGCAGAAGCAGCGGGTCGCCATCGCCGGGGTACTTGCCATGCAGCCGGCGTGCATCGTGGCCGACGAGGCGACATCCATGCTGGATCCCCTGGGCCAGGCCGAGGTGCTCCAGACCCTGCAGGAGTTGCGCCGGCGCCTGAACGTGGCGGTGGTGCTCATCACCCACCAGATGGCCGAAGCGACGCTGGCCGACCGCGTCATCGTCCTGGAACAGGGCCGTATCGCCATGGAGGGTACACCCCGGGAGGTGTTGACCCGAACGGAGCAGCTGCGCCGGCTCGACCTGGATATCCCTCCGGCCGCGGCCGTGGCCGAGCGCCTGCGGCGCGCCGGCCTGCCCGTCCCGCCCGGCCTCATGACCCCCGACGAACTGGTGGAATGGCTGTGCCCATCAGCGTCCGTCACTTGAGCTTCACGTACATGCCGAACACCCCGATGGCTGTTCGGGCCCTCTCGGACGTGAGCTTCGACGTGGACGACGGGGAGTTCGTGGCCATCATCGGGCCGACGGGTTCAGGCAAGTCCACGCTCATCCAGCACCTCAACGGCCTGATTCGCCCCCGCCCGGCAACGGTCTTCGTCGACGGCCAGGACGTGGGCGACCGGCGCACCGACCTGCGCAAGCTCCGGCTCCAGGTGGGGCTTGTCTTCCAGTACCCCGAGTACCAGCTCTTCGAGGAGACGGTGTACGCCGACATCGCGTTCGGGCCGCGATCTGCGGGGCTGAGCCCGGAGGAGGTGGACCGGCGGGTCAGGCGGTCCATGGAACTGGTGGGACTGCGCCCGGCCGAGTTCGCGAGGCGCTCCCCCTTCGAGCTCTCCGGCGGCCAGCGGCGGCGAGCCGCGATTGCGGGGGTCCTGGCGCTGGGCTGCTCCAAGCTCATCCTCGACGAACCGACCGCGGGGCTGGACCCCGGAGGCCGGCGGGAGCTCTTGCGGCTGCTGTCGCGGCTGAACCGTTCCGGCATGACCATCGTGCTGGTCACCCACAACATGGACGAGGTGGCGCAGGTGGCTGAGCGCGCGCTCGTGCTGAGCGCCGGGAGGATCGCGGTCGACGCGCCCGTCCGGGAACTCTTTGCGCGCCACCGGAAGCTTCTGGAGGAGCACCACCTGAGCATCCCCGCCGCCGTTCGGATCCTCCACGAACTGCACGCCAGGGGCGCCGACGTGAGGCTTGACCGGCTGACAGTGGACGAGGTGGCGGGCGAAATCGCAAGATGGTGGAAGGGCCGGGCGACGCGCAACGGGGCCACAGGGGGCGCGCGCCGGGCTCCCGGCCTTTCGCCGGAGGGGAGGGCAGCGGGTGCTCACGGAGATCACCCTCGGGCAGTACGTCCCCGGTAGCTCCTTCTTGCACCGGCTCGATCCCCGCACCAAGATCGGCCTGACCACTGCCTTCGTGGTGCTCATGTTCCTGATCCAGACATGGTGGGGGTTTGTCGTGGGGGCGGCGATGGTGGCCGCGGCGGTGGCGGTGGCCCACCTCTCCCCCAGGTGGGTGTTGCGGGGGCTGCGGCCCATCGTCGTGCTGATCGCCATCAGCAGCGTGTTGAACGCCTTCTGGACGGAAGGGCACACCATCTGGCAGTGGGGGCCGCTCCGGCTGACGGCCGAGGGCCTGAACCGTGCCGGCCTGATGGGCGTACGGCTCATCCTGCTGGTGGCCGGCGCGTCGATCCTGACCCTGACCACCAGCCCCATCGACCTCACGGACGGTCTGGAGCGCCTCATGAGCCCCGGCAAGCGGTTCGGCTTCCCTGCCCACGAACTCGCCATGATGATGACCATCGCGTTGCGCTTCGTTCCGACGCTCATCGAAGAGGCGGACCGCATCATGAAAGCGCAGATGGCGCGGGGCGCCGCCTTCGATCGCGGGGGGATGCTGGCGCGGGCCCGTGCGCTTGTGCCCCTGCTCGTGCCGCTGTTTGTGAGCGCTTTTCGCCGCGCCGACGAACTGGCGCTGGCCATGGAGTC
The nucleotide sequence above comes from Bacillota bacterium. Encoded proteins:
- a CDS encoding energy-coupling factor transporter transmembrane component T, coding for MLTEITLGQYVPGSSFLHRLDPRTKIGLTTAFVVLMFLIQTWWGFVVGAAMVAAAVAVAHLSPRWVLRGLRPIVVLIAISSVLNAFWTEGHTIWQWGPLRLTAEGLNRAGLMGVRLILLVAGASILTLTTSPIDLTDGLERLMSPGKRFGFPAHELAMMMTIALRFVPTLIEEADRIMKAQMARGAAFDRGGMLARARALVPLLVPLFVSAFRRADELALAMESRCYRGGEGRTRLRQLRMHARDWATLAAFLVAAAGVSVWL
- a CDS encoding energy-coupling factor transporter ATPase, with product MAVPISVRHLSFTYMPNTPMAVRALSDVSFDVDDGEFVAIIGPTGSGKSTLIQHLNGLIRPRPATVFVDGQDVGDRRTDLRKLRLQVGLVFQYPEYQLFEETVYADIAFGPRSAGLSPEEVDRRVRRSMELVGLRPAEFARRSPFELSGGQRRRAAIAGVLALGCSKLILDEPTAGLDPGGRRELLRLLSRLNRSGMTIVLVTHNMDEVAQVAERALVLSAGRIAVDAPVRELFARHRKLLEEHHLSIPAAVRILHELHARGADVRLDRLTVDEVAGEIARWWKGRATRNGATGGARRAPGLSPEGRAAGAHGDHPRAVRPR
- the rplQ gene encoding 50S ribosomal protein L17, which encodes MKARKLDRRYDHRRWLFRHLATQLILRGRIRTTLAKAKAVRPIAERMVTLGKQGDLHARRQAAAFLTDKGAVRKLFSEVAPKYANRQGGYVRIVKLGPRRGDAAPMSVIELV
- a CDS encoding energy-coupling factor transporter ATPase, which gives rise to MDSALIRLEDVHFAYAAGGDSPAVAALNGITVEVLRGEIVAVVGRNGSGKSTLARHLNGLLVPQRGRVLVDGMDTRDPAATWEIRRRVGMIFQNPDNQLVATTVEEDVAFGPENLGVPNPELQQRVTQALETVGMAAYRQHPPHRLSGGQKQRVAIAGVLAMQPACIVADEATSMLDPLGQAEVLQTLQELRRRLNVAVVLITHQMAEATLADRVIVLEQGRIAMEGTPREVLTRTEQLRRLDLDIPPAAAVAERLRRAGLPVPPGLMTPDELVEWLCPSASVT